GGTCGTGCTGCTCCGACAAAACGCCTGTTCCAGCGATTGCCGGTCTCAGCCCCGGGACCGCTCCACACTTGATTGTCCCGGGCCCTGCTTGCAAGGGCATAGATGTTCCAGTCTTCACTGCCGGCGATGAGTCCTCCGGTGGAGGACAGTCCCGCCGTGGTCAGTCTGGAAGGGATGCTGCCGCTCCCTGTGAGTTCCCCCTCCCTGGAAAAGGTTTTTACTCCCCCTCCCCCGCCGACGGCAAGCAGACCGTCTTCCAGGGAAAAGAGCCCCACCGGGCGAGGTACTGCATACACCGCATCATGCAGCATCTCACCATCCCGGCTGAGGAAGCTAAGCCTGCCCGAGGCATCGAGGGCAGCGATTCCTCCACTGAATTCTGCAAGATAAAGGGCAAAGTTTTCCAGCCGCCTCGTCCACAGCAGGGTTCCCTGAAGGGAAACCTTTGCGATTGTCCCTTCGTCGCTGGAAGCATAAAGGGCTGTTTCGGCGGCAAGTGCCGCCGTCTGCCTGCCTGCCAGGCGAAAACGCCAGAGAAAACGTCCCCAGGGCAGCCAGGCATTCAGGAACCCGGAGCCGTCGGGAACAATCAAAACGCCCCGGGAATCGATCAGGCTCTGTCCTCCCGGGCCGCCGTTCAGGGTCTCCTTCCACAGGAGTTCTCCCCGATGATCAAGAGCAGTCAGGGTCCCGGAGGCGTCAACAAGAAAAATCCGTCCATCAGCGCTGATAACCGGATCGAAAGCGAGGGGCGCGGAAAGGTGATGCCGCCACAGGAGTCCACCGGATGGATTTATCGCTGCAAGGGAACTGCGAAAGGAAATATAGACGGTGCCGTCGACTCCCAGGGCGTTAAAGCCCTGGGGCACCCCCGGAAGATCGGAGCGGGAAAGAATCTGTCCCTGCCGGTCGACGCGGTACAGATAGCGGTCCTCCGAAGCTGCAAGAAACATGCCGTCATGGTCCTCCATGGGCCGTCCGCTTACCCTTCCTCCCGTGGGCAGCCTGAAAAGGAGCGACAGCTCAGGGATTTCCGTGTCAATTGAATAGAGAGAGAAGCCCACAACAAGAAGCAGAGTCAGCAGAACAGGCTTGCCGCCGGGACTCCACCGCGTAATCACCGTAGTCAAGCTCCCTGACTGCTGAGACAGAATGAACTGCACGGACACCCGCGGCAGACAGGCCGGGCGCTGCAGTGCTCCTTTCCGTGCTTCACGATAAGAGCGTGATACTCGGCGTAGAGGTCCGCTTTTTTGGGAAGGGCTTTTTCAAAGATTGATTTCACCCTTTCATATTCACCTATTTTCTGTTCTCCCGCAAGACGGGCATGAAAACGTCGTGTATACAGGTCCGCAATAAAAGAGGCCTCGTTACCGGCGTACAGGAGAATCGAATCAGCAGTCTCCGGACCGATCCCCTTCAGGGACAGCAGAAAATTCCTTCCATGAGAGCCATCTGTACCACTGTCTGATTCTCCAAAGAGAAGGGGGATAAGCTCCTTGAGACGCCGCGCTTTCTGCCGGTAGTACCCGCTGGGCCGGATAAGTGTTTCCAGCTCTGCCACGGAGATTTCCGCAATACTCTCCGGGGATAGAGCCTTTGCATTAAGCAGGTTTTCAAGGGCCATTTCCACGTTCTTCCAGCTGGTATTCTGGGTTAGGACTGCTCCAAGGGTAATCTCGAAACGTTCTGCCCTGTTAAGGGGATGCAGTGCAGGGGAAAGACGATAGCCCCGGCTGTCGAAACCGGGGCTGTCGCGTTTTGATACCAGGGGCCACCACCCCTGGTATCCGTAGGCAGCTGACAGAATCTTGTAAACATCAAAGACTGTCGGCATGGAGAATATCAGGTTCTGGCCGCGATAGCCGCCTGTGCCGCTGCAAGCCGTGCCACCGGAACCCTGAAGGGGGAACAGGAGACATAGTTCAGACCTGTTTTATAGAAGAACTCGATGGACCGGGGGTCTCCTCCGTGCTCGCCGCAGACACCCATCTTCATATCCGGTTTTGTCTTGCGTCCAAGCTCAACGGCGGTGGCCACCAGGCGTCCGACTCCGGAAATATCGATACTGGAGAAGGGGTCGTGGTGCAGGATGTTCTGCTCCAGGTAGAGGGGAATAAAACTTCCCGCGTCGTCCCGGGAGAAACCGTAGGTCATCTGGGTCAGGTCATTGGTACCGAAAGAGAAGAAGTCCGCATGTTCTGCAATCTCGTCGGCGGTCATCGCAGCTCTGGGAATTTCGATCATGGTCCCCACAGAGTAGTTGATGCTCATTTTCCGCCTGGCGAGCACGTCCTGCGCCACGGCTTCGATCCGGTCATGCATTATCTGGGTCTCTTCCCTGGTTCCCACCAGGGGTATCATAATCTCAGGATGAATATCCCCTCCCGATTTTACGACATCGCAGGCTGCAAGCATTATTGCCTCCACCTGCATTTCGTATATTTCGGGATAGGTGATCCCAAGACGGCATCCCCGGTGCCCGAGCATGGGGTTTGCTTCTTTAAGGTTCGCAATCTTTTCCCTCAGCTTTGCAGGCTTGATTCCCAGCTCGTCGGAGATTGTCTTGATATCCTTGACTGTGGAGGGAACAAACTCGTGAAGCGGCGGATCGAGGAGCCGGATTGTAACGGGAAGACCGTTCATGGCCTTGAAGATCCCCGCGAAGTCTTTCTTCTGCAGGGGAAGCAGCTTTTTCAGGGCCGCCTTTCTGTCCTCCAGGGTATCGGAAACAATCATCTCCTGAAAGATTTCCAGTTTTCCATCGTCGAAGAACATGTGCTCGGTACGGCACAGACCGATACCCTCGGCGCCAAAGGAGCGGGCTACCTTGGCATCATTGGGCTGGTCCGCATTGGTCCGGATAACGATGCCCTTGTCCTTAAGGCCGGGCCGTACCGCGGATTTCCGGATTTTATCGGTCCAGCTTAAAAAGCGGGTCAGGTCCTGGGTCATTTTGGGAACGGAAAGGATTGCCTTTCCGGAATAGACATTCCCGGTGGTTCCGTTAATGGTGATCCAGTCACCCTCCTTGTACTTCTTCCCTCCCACGGTAAAACTCTTTCCGGTGATTACGATATCCTTACAGCCGGCGACACAGGGGGTGCCCATACCCCGGGCGACAACCGCCGCGTGGGAGGTCATTCCGCCGGTGGAGGTAAGAACGCCCTCTGCGGCATGCATACCGCCGATATCCTCCGGACTGGTCTCTTTCCGGACCAGCAGTACCTTCTGCCCGACGGCGACCCAGCGTTCCGCCTCTTCAGCGGAAAAAACAACCTGGCCGGTGGCGGCTCCGGGGGAGGCGTTCAGTCCGGTGGCTATCAGCTCCATTACCTGTTTCTGCTTCGGATCGATATTGGGATGAAAGAGCTGGTCGAGCTGTGCAGGGCTTACCCTGCTTACCGCCGTCTCCTCGTCAATGAGCTTCTCGTCCACCATGTCGACGGCGCATTTTACCGCTGCAGCTCCGGTCCTTTTGGCGTTCCTGGTCTGAAGAATAAAGAGCTCTCCCTCCTGGAGGGTAAATTCCATATCCTGCATGTCCCGGTAATGATTCTCCAGCCGGTCCTTCAGTGCCACAAGCTTCCTGTAGGCTTCAGGATTCGTCTTTTTCAGGGAAGAAATAGGCTCGGGGGTACGGATTCCCGCCACCACGTCCTCTCCCTGGGCGTTCATGAGGTACTCTCCGTAAAAAACGTTCTTTCCTGTGGAAGGATCCCGGGAAAAGCAGACTCCGGTACCGGAGGTATCTCCAAAGTTGCCGAACACCATGGTCTGGACATTTACTGCTGTTCCAAGAAGACCATCGATGGCATTGATTTTACGGTATTTTATGGCCTGAGGGTTGTTCCAGGATCCGAAGACCGCGTCAATGGCAGCCTTGAGCTGCTTTTTGGGGTCCTGGGGGAACTCCTCTTTTTTATGTTTCTTGTACGCCTGCTTGTACAGTCCTACAAGCTTTTCCAGGTCTCCGGCATCAAGCTGGGTATCCAGCTCAACACCCTTGTTCTTTTTCATTTTTGCCAGGATTTCCTCGAAAACGTCGATGTCCATGCCCATGGCTACATTGGCAAACATCTGAATAAAGCGCCGGTAGGCGTCCCAGGCAAAGCGGGGATTCCCGGTCTGGGAGCTTATTCCCCTGACGGCCTGATCGTTCATGCCAAGGTTCAGGATGGTATCCATCATACCGGGCATGGAAACTGCTGCACCGGAACGTACGGACACCAGCAGGGGATCCTCAGGGTCACCCAGTTTTTTTCCCATCAGCTTCTCGAGCTTGTCCAGGTTTTCATCGACCTGATTCAGTACACCCGAAGGATAGGTACGGTCATTCTCATAATAGGCCCTGCACACCGCTGTAGAGATCGTGAAACCCGGGGGTACAGGGATCCCGAGGTTTGTCATTTCAGCGAGATTTGCTCCTTTTCCTCCAAGAAGCTCCTTCATGCCGGCGTTTCCGTCGGCTTTGCCGTTACCGAAGAAATAGACGAATTTCTCCATAGATAATTTCTTCCTCCATATTTGTTACCGCCGTTTTTCCAGCGGCCAGAATTCGCATAACAATTGGTCTTACCAGTTCCACACTATATAGGAAATACAAAATAAAAAAAAGCCCCCGATACCACATATGTGATAATTGGGGGCATTATATTCAACCCGTGGGACAGATCAAGCCGTATAGGCCTCGAGATACTGACTCCGGGAGGGGTGCTGAAGCCGTTTAATGGCTTTCTTTTCGATCTGACGGATCCGCTCTTTGGTCAGGTTGTACTTGTCGCCGATCTCCTTTAACGAGAGAGGACTGAAACCGTTCAGGCCGAAGCGGTACTGGATTATCTCCGACTCCTTTTCCGTGAGCGTGTTCAGGACTTCATTGATATCCTCGATCAGGGAATGCTCAATGGCTGCGTCCTCAGGATGTTCATAACCGGAATCTTCGATGAAATCACCCAGCTGGGACGAATCCTTTTCGTTGTACACTGGAGTTTCCAGGGAAACCAGGTCTCTGGATATGTTG
This window of the Marispirochaeta aestuarii genome carries:
- the ppdK gene encoding pyruvate, phosphate dikinase, producing the protein MEKFVYFFGNGKADGNAGMKELLGGKGANLAEMTNLGIPVPPGFTISTAVCRAYYENDRTYPSGVLNQVDENLDKLEKLMGKKLGDPEDPLLVSVRSGAAVSMPGMMDTILNLGMNDQAVRGISSQTGNPRFAWDAYRRFIQMFANVAMGMDIDVFEEILAKMKKNKGVELDTQLDAGDLEKLVGLYKQAYKKHKKEEFPQDPKKQLKAAIDAVFGSWNNPQAIKYRKINAIDGLLGTAVNVQTMVFGNFGDTSGTGVCFSRDPSTGKNVFYGEYLMNAQGEDVVAGIRTPEPISSLKKTNPEAYRKLVALKDRLENHYRDMQDMEFTLQEGELFILQTRNAKRTGAAAVKCAVDMVDEKLIDEETAVSRVSPAQLDQLFHPNIDPKQKQVMELIATGLNASPGAATGQVVFSAEEAERWVAVGQKVLLVRKETSPEDIGGMHAAEGVLTSTGGMTSHAAVVARGMGTPCVAGCKDIVITGKSFTVGGKKYKEGDWITINGTTGNVYSGKAILSVPKMTQDLTRFLSWTDKIRKSAVRPGLKDKGIVIRTNADQPNDAKVARSFGAEGIGLCRTEHMFFDDGKLEIFQEMIVSDTLEDRKAALKKLLPLQKKDFAGIFKAMNGLPVTIRLLDPPLHEFVPSTVKDIKTISDELGIKPAKLREKIANLKEANPMLGHRGCRLGITYPEIYEMQVEAIMLAACDVVKSGGDIHPEIMIPLVGTREETQIMHDRIEAVAQDVLARRKMSINYSVGTMIEIPRAAMTADEIAEHADFFSFGTNDLTQMTYGFSRDDAGSFIPLYLEQNILHHDPFSSIDISGVGRLVATAVELGRKTKPDMKMGVCGEHGGDPRSIEFFYKTGLNYVSCSPFRVPVARLAAAQAAIAART
- a CDS encoding endonuclease III domain-containing protein → MPTVFDVYKILSAAYGYQGWWPLVSKRDSPGFDSRGYRLSPALHPLNRAERFEITLGAVLTQNTSWKNVEMALENLLNAKALSPESIAEISVAELETLIRPSGYYRQKARRLKELIPLLFGESDSGTDGSHGRNFLLSLKGIGPETADSILLYAGNEASFIADLYTRRFHARLAGEQKIGEYERVKSIFEKALPKKADLYAEYHALIVKHGKEHCSARPVCRGCPCSSFCLSSQGA
- a CDS encoding outer membrane protein assembly factor BamB family protein — protein: MITRWSPGGKPVLLTLLLVVGFSLYSIDTEIPELSLLFRLPTGGRVSGRPMEDHDGMFLAASEDRYLYRVDRQGQILSRSDLPGVPQGFNALGVDGTVYISFRSSLAAINPSGGLLWRHHLSAPLAFDPVISADGRIFLVDASGTLTALDHRGELLWKETLNGGPGGQSLIDSRGVLIVPDGSGFLNAWLPWGRFLWRFRLAGRQTAALAAETALYASSDEGTIAKVSLQGTLLWTRRLENFALYLAEFSGGIAALDASGRLSFLSRDGEMLHDAVYAVPRPVGLFSLEDGLLAVGGGGGVKTFSREGELTGSGSIPSRLTTAGLSSTGGLIAGSEDWNIYALASRARDNQVWSGPGAETGNRWNRRFVGAARPVEIWKSEPDYLLLSALMASGGREGREMALDIIQEILNKSSPGDRRYPPYYGNFARDIAGEPFERPILQSGRVVNDYPDLRKEALELLSREAAYASLHTLRTAAAREWFSDNRIVAIQGLGRIGSDPDARSTRTIAGILLAGNTIETKPGLTAVSMEALHRILAYNGSAPDRSLYECAVEVYRRSRDRMSREWALKILRFET